The DNA region GGCAGGCGGAGTCAGACTTCACCGAACCCGCTGAGCCCGAGGGGAGCGCCCCCTCAGGGGCGCGGGGAACTGCGCGACAAGCCACAACGAACCCGCAGATCACAACGCACCCCGCGGAGCGCTACCGCGTCCTCTGCTGATAGGTCAGCTGCTTGACCCGCCGAAGAAACGGCGAGGTCTCCACATGCTGCACCCCTTCGAGCCGCCCGAGCTTCCCACTCACATACGCATAGAGCGCGGCGGTATCCCGCGCGACAACCGTGGCGACCAGATTGGACGGCCCCGCAGTCGCCGCCGCGTGCGCGATCTCCTCGTGCTCGGCCAACGCACTGCCCACCGTGTCCATCGCCCCCGGCGCCGCCGTGATCCACAGGATGGCCCCGACGGAGAACCCGACAAGGGCGGTGTCGTACTCGATGTCGACGAACAGCGCACCGGAGCCGAGCAGTTGACCGAGTCGCCGCTTGACGGCGGACTCCGACCGGCCGGTGGCCCGCTGCAGCTCCGGGTAGGTGGCACGGCCGTCCCGTTCGAGGGCGCCGACCAGCGGCTCGTCCTCGGCGGTGATCCGTGCGGGGCCGGCATCGGGAACCGGCGCCGGGCGCAACGCGGCGACCTGCTCACCGGTGAGCGGCCCGTGCTTGACCAGCCAGCCCACCGGGCCGCCGAAGAACGTGTGCAGCAGCTGGAAGGCCCGGATCTCCACGATGTGCGGTGTCCGCGGAAGCTTGCCGAGCAGCAGGTCGTCCTGGTCGCCCGCGGTACGGGGCCGGGTCATGCAGACGACCTCCGTACCGCCCGAGGTGAGGCCGATCCAGGCCGTGTCGGGCCGACGCGCCAGGGCGTTCGCGATGGTCTCCGCACCGTCGGGCGCGCAGCGCAGCCGGAGAATCCAGTCCTCCCTGCCGAGCTTCCTGTTGTTGCGTACGGCGACGACCCGCAGGCCGCCCTCGGAGAGCAGCCTGCGGTAGCGGCGGGCCACGGTCTGGTCCGAGACGCCGAGGACGGCGGCGATGCGGCTGAAGGGGGCTCGTCCGTCGATCTCAAGCGCGTGGAGGAGCTCCACGTCGAGCGCGTCGAAGGTGGGGGATTCCATCGGTTGACCGCATTTCCATGTCGGTATCTGGCGTCATTTCGTCGCCGATCACCTGGATCGTCCGGCGGCATCTCATCGTACGAGGGACGCACGGAGAGGCACGCACGAGGCGTGCCGTGGGACGAGGAGTTGTTGAGGATGCGTACATGGGGACCGCTCACGGCGGTCTGTCTGGGCACGTTCATGCTGCTGCTGGACGTGACGATCGTGATCGTGGCGCTGCCCGACATCGCGCGGGCACTGGACGCCTCGCTGAGCGATCTGCAGTGGGTCGTCGACGGGTACGCGCTCGCGCTCGCCGCACTGTTGCTCGCGGCGGGTGCGGCGGCCGACGTGCTGGGCCGGCGCCGGGTGCATGTGGTGGGTGTCGCGCTGTTCGCGGCGGCCTCGCTGTGGTGCGGGCTCGCGTCCGGGCCGGGGATGCTGGTGGCGGCGCGCGGGGTGCAGGGGGTGGGCGCGGCCGCGATGTTCGCGACGACGCTGCCGCTGCTGGGCTCGGTGTACCAGGCACGGCAGCGGTCGGCCGCGCTCGGTGTGTGGGGCGCGGTGAGCGGTTCCGCGGCCGCGGTCGGGCCGCTGGTCGGCGGGCTGCTCGCCGAGGGGCCCGGCTGGCGGTGGATCTTCTTCGTCAACCTGCCGGTGAGCGTGGCCTCGGTGTGGCTGACCCTGCGAGTGGTGCCCGAGTCGCGCGGCCCGCACGAGATGCGGGTCGACTGGGCGGGTACGGCGACGTTCGCGTGCTTCGCGGGGGCGACGACGTACGCGACGGTGCGGGCCGGGTCGGACGGCTGGACGTCGACGCCCACCGTCGTGTCGTACGGGCTCGCGGCGCTCTCGCTGCTCTGCTTCGTCCTCGTCGAGCGGCGGGCGGCCCATCCCCTGCTCGATCTCGCGCTGCTGCGCCGGCCTGCGTTCGTGGGCGTGATGCTGGGGGCGCTGGCCTTCAACGCGGCGGCGTTCGGCGTGATCCCGTATCTCTCGATCTGGCTGCAGACCCTGCAGGGGATGAGCCCGGTGCGGGGCGGGCTCGTGCTGCTGCCGCTGACCGGGGCCTCGGTCGTGGCGTCGGTGCTCGTCGGGCGGCTGCTGCACGGCGTCCCGGCGCGGATCACCGTCGGCGGCGGGCTGCTGCTCATCGGGGCCGGCATGTTCTGCCAGGCCGTGCTCGACGCGGCCACGACCTGGACGGTCCTCGTGCCGGGTCTGGTCCTGGTGGGCCTCGGTACGGGTCTGGTGGCGCCGACGCTCGCGGGCGCCGCGCTGGCCACCGTACGGCCCGAACGCGCGGGCATGGCGGGCGGCGCGGTCAACACCTCCCGGCAGCTCGGGTACGCGCTCGGAGTCGCCGTCTTCGGCACGGTCGTCACGTCCCGGATGCGGGACACCCTCCCGCACGAGGCCGCACACACCCTCGCGGGAGGCGGAGCGGAAGCCCTGCGAGGCACTTTCTCCTCGCACACCCTCCACGCGGCCTTCGCCTCGGGCCTCAACACGGCAGCTGTGGTGGCGGGTGTGACGGGAACGCTCGCGGGTGCCCTGGTCCTGGCACTGGTGCGCGCCCCTCGCCCGCACCGGGCCTCGCCGCTCGACAGCCCGATCCAGGAGGAGAGGGTTCAGGCCCCGCACCCCTGAAGGGGAGCGCCGCAGCGTAAGTGGGTCGTACAGATTCCGTGGAGATTACGGGTCCGAAACTTACGGAAGAGTAAGGATTCTGTCCCGGCCAGAACCATTGTGGCCGTATTTCAACGGTTGACCAGTGCGCACCCCCGCCCTCACACCGATTCGGCGCCCCTCCCGCCGAGGAGCATGGTGGGGTAGCTTTCACGGCGCTGCGGAGCACCACAAGGAGCGGGGATTGCGCGAGTTCACCAACCCTCCCCTGGCGTCGGCACCGCCGGTGGGCGGCCTGGCCGATGCCGTGTTCGAACATGCCCAGGAGGATCCGCTCTACATCGCACTCGGCCGCAAGGACGACGAGGGCCAGTGGCGCGACGTGACGTCCGCCGAGTTCCGGGACGAGGTCCTGGCGCTGGCCAAGGGTTTGCTGGCGCACGGCATCCGGTTCGGCGACCGGGTCGCGATCATGTCCCGTACCCGCTACGAGTGGACCCTCTTCGACTTCGCGCTGTGGTCGATCGGCGCGCAGGTCGTGCCCATCTACCCCACCTCGTCGGCGGAGCAGGTCTTCTGGATGCTGCACGACGCGCAGGTGTCGGCCGCGATGGTGGAGCACGAGGACCACGCGATGACCATCGCCACGGTCATCGACCGGCTCCCGACGCTGCACAAGCTGTGGCAGCTGGACGCGGGCGCGGTGCAGGAGCTGTACGAGGCCGGTGGCCACATCGACGACGAGGTGGTGCACCGGCATCGGCGGGCGGTCACGCCCGAGTCGACGGCGACGATCATCTACACGTCCGGAACGACCGGCCGCCCCAAGGGCTGCGTCCTCTCCCACGCGAACTTCATGTTCGAGTCGGACACGGTCACCGAGCGCTGGGAGCCGCTCTTCCACTCCAAGCGCGGCGACCAGGCGGCCACCCTGCTGTTCCTGCCGCTCGCGCACGTCTTCGGGCGGATGGTGCAGGTCGCGGCGATCCGCGGACGGGTCAAGTTCGGCCATCAGCCGCAGCTCAACGCGGCGGCCCTACTGCCCGATCTGGCCGCGTTCCAGCCGACGTTCTTCCTCGCGGTGCCGTACATCTTCGAGAAGGTCTTCAACGCGGCACGCAGGAAGGCGGAGCGGGAGGGCAGGGCGGGCCCGTTCGAGAAGGCCGTCGAGGTGGCCGTGCGCTACGCGGACGCGGCGGAGGCGAAGGCGTGGGGCATCGGCCCCGGGCCCTCGGCGGCACTCCGGGTGCAGCACCAGCTGTTCGACAAGCTCGTCTACTCCAAGATCCGTGCCGCGATGGGCGGTCGTGTGAAGCACGCGATGTCCGGCGGCTCGGCGATGGACCGGCGGCTCGGCCTGTTCTTCGCGGGCGCCGGCGTGCAGATCTACGAGGGGTACGGGCTCACCGAGTCCACGGCGGCCGCGACCGCCAACCCGCCCGAGCGCACCCGGTACGGCACCGTGGGGCAGCCCATCCCGGGCACGACCGTGCACATCGCGGACGACGGCGAGATCTGGCTGAGCGGCTCCAACGTCTTCCAGAGCTATCTCAACGACCCGAAGGCCACCGACGCGACCCTGCACGACGGCTGGCTCGCCACCGGTGACCTGGGCGCGCTCGACGAGGACGGCTACCTCACCATCACCGGGCGCAAGAAGGAGATCCTGGTGACCTCCGGCGGCAAGAGCGTCTCGCCGGGGATCCTGGAGGAGCGGGTGCGCGACCATCCGCTGGTCGCGCAGTGCATCGTCGTCGGCAACGACCGGCCGTACATCGCTGCGCTCGTCACCCTCGACGGGGAGGCCGTCGAACACTGGCTGCAGATGCGGGACAAGCCCCAGCTGACTGCGTCCGAGCTGGTCCGGGACCCCGATCTGGAGACCGAGGTGCGGCGCGCCGTGGTCGCCGCGAACACCCTCGTCTCCCAGGCCGAGTCGATCCGCACGTTCCGGATACTGGCCCACCAGTTCACCGAGGAACACGGGTTGCTGACACCCTCCCTGAAGCTGAAGCGCAAGGCGATCGAGAACGCGTACGGGGCGGAGGTCGAGGCGCTCTATCGGGCGTAGGCGCCCCGTCAGGGGTGCGGGGAACTGCGCGACCAGCCACAACGAACCCGTAGCCGACACCCAACCGACCTGACGGTTCATCACATATCGATGCGTCAGATATTGACGCATCGTCAGATCGCACGGATCATTTCGGTCACCCGACGGAGGGGGACCGACCGTGTCGCGACCGATCCGAACCATCGCCGCCACTGCGGCCGTAACCGCTCTTCTGCTGGCGAGCGCCTGCAACTCGGCGTCCACGACAGGAAGTTCGGAGGCCGAGAACTCCGTACGCGGAGTCTCCGACACCTCCGTCAAGGTGGGCGGCATCGTCTCGATGACCACCGCCAGCGGGTACTCGAAGAAGGACACCGACCTCGGGGCCAGGGCCCGCTTCGACCGCGCCAACGCCGAAGGCGGTGTGAACGGGCGGAAGATCGACTACCTGGGCGCCGAGGACGACGGCCAGGATCCGGCCAAGAACCTCACGGCGGCACGCAAACTCGTCCAGCAGGACAAGGTGTTCGCGATCGCGCCGATGAGTTCGACGACGTTCTCCGGCGCGGACTTCCTGCAGAAGCAGAAGGTCCCCACCTTCGGCTGGGGCACACTGCCGTCCTTCTGCGGGCCGACGTACATCTACGGCTTCGGCGGCTGCATGGTGCCGATGCCCGGCGGCACCATCTCGCAGACCTGGCCCGAGGGGCTCAAGAAGGTGCTGGGCGGCTCGGCGGGCAAGAGCGTGGCGATCCTCGCCAACGACAGTGACGCCGGGACGTTCGCCATCCGCACGTACAAGCAGAGCTTCGCGTCGGCCGGGTTCAAGGTGACCTTCGCGAAGCCGTCCGTGCCCGCGACCTCCGTGCCGAACGACTGGTCGGCGTACACGAAGGAGATCCTCCGGAGCAACGGCGGCAAGGCACCGGACGCGGTCGTCTCCGTGATGCAGACCCCCTACAACATCGGCCTGTTCACGGCGATCAAGCGCGCGGGGTACACCGGTGTGCTCACCGATCCGACCGACTACGACCCAGGGCTGCTCGCGAAGAGCGCGACGAGGAAGGCGCTCGACGGGGTCCATGTCCTGCTGTCGTTCCAGCCGTTCGAGCAGGACAGCGCGGCGATGACGCAATTCAAGAAGGACATCACGAAGGCGGCCGGCAAGGCCGTGCCCCTGAACATGCACATGATGACCGGCTATATGTCGGCCGATCTCTTCCTCGCCATCGCCGAGAAGGCCGGCAAGGACCTGACGGTGGCGTCCTTCCAGAAGGCGGCGGACGGGTTCGCGGACACCGGCACGATGGTCGGCGACCGGGCGGAGCCCAAGGGGCAGAAGGAGTCGTTCGGCTGCGGGGCGCTCGTCCAGCTCAAGGACGGGAAGTACGTCGTCTCGTCGCCCTTCGAGTGCTATCCGCCGATCCCCTTCAAGTAGGCGCGGCCGAAGGTGACTTGACGACTCGGGGATTTGGGGATTTGGGGACTCGGCATGGCGGACCTTCTCGGATTCGTACTGAGCGGACTGGTGTCGGGTGCGCTGTACGCGCTGCTCGCCACCGGTCTCGTGCTCTCCTACTCGGCCTCGGGCCTCTTCAACTTCGCGCACGGCGCGACCGCCTACCTGTGTGCGCTCGCCTTCTACGAGCTGCACTCGGGCTTCGGCTGGCCCGCCGTGCCGACGGCCGTGCTCCTGGTATGTGTGGCGGCGCCCGCGCTGGGCTGGGGTCTCGACCGGCTGATGTTCCGCAAGCTGGCACGGGTCGGTGAGACGGCCCAGATCGTCGCCACCATCGGGCTGTTGGTGGCGCTGCCCGCGCTCGGGCTGTGGATCGTCGAGCTCCTGGAGGACGCGGGCGCGTCGGTGAAACCGGCCGAGAACCAGTTCGGGCTGCCCGGTGTCGGGCCGAGTCCGGCCAAGTCCTGGCAGCTGACGGACGGCGTGGGGATCGACTCGGACCAGTTGATCACCTGGGTGGCGACGGCGCTGGTGGCCGTCGGACTCTGGGTCCTGATGCGGCACACCCCGCTGGGGCTGAAGCTCCGGGCGGCCGTCGACGACCGTTCGCTGGTCGAGCTGCGCGGGCTGAGCGCGGACCGGCTGTCGTCGATCGCATGGATGCTGTCGTCGGGACTCGCGGGCCTGGCGGGCGTCCTGGCCACCCCTCTGCTCGGCCTGTCGGCCCACGACTTCACGCTCTTCCTCTTCGTCTCGGCGACCGCGGCGGTACTCGGCCGCTTCGTCTCCATCCCGTTGGCGTTCGCGGGCGGGCTCGGGCTCGGCGTGCTGCAGAACCTGGTCGCCGGGTACGCGGGTTTCGCCGAGCGGATCACCGGATTCCGCACCGCCGTACCGTTCCTGATCCTCTTCGCCGGCCTGCTCCTGCTGACCAGGCGCAGCCGTACGGCGGGGACGGCGGCCGTGGACGCGCCACCGGTCGACTATCTGGCGGGCCGGTCCCGGCTTCGGCGGTGGGGACCGTGGGCGGCGGCCGCCGTGCTGCTCGCCGTGGCCTTCTACACGGTGACGACCCCGTTCTGGAGCGGCATCCTCGCCCAAGGGCTCGCCCTGTCCCTGGTGTTCGTCTCCTTCACGGTGGTGACGGGGCTCGGCGCGATGGTGTCGCTGGCTCAGGCGACCTTCGTGACCGGGGCGGCGCTGGTGGCGGGGCTGCTGATGAGTCATGGCTGGCCTTTCGTGGCCGCGGCCGCCGTGGGTACGTGTGCGGCGGCCGTACTCGGTGCCCTGGTGGCGCTTCCGGCGCTGCGGCTCGGCGGCCGTTCGCTCGCCCTCGCGACCCTCGCGCTCGCCTTCCTGGCGGACCAGGTCCTTTTCCAGATCGGCTGGTTGAGGAACGGTGACACGGGTTGGTCGATTCCTCGGCCGGTGTTCGGGCCGGTGGATCTGAACGACGACCGGGCGTTCGGTGTCGCACTGCTCGTACTGGTCACCGCCTCCGTTGCCGCGCTCAGCGCACTGCGCGGCTCGCCGTCCGGGCGGGCCATGCTCGCGGTGCGCTCGGCGCCGGCGGCGGCGATGGCTTCCGGGGTGTCGGTCGTCCGCACCAAGCTGGTGCTGTTCACCCTGTCGGCCGGGCTCGCGGGCTTCGGCGGCGTGATGTACGCGTCCTACAACACCCGTGTCACCGCTACCGACTTCACCGCCATGACGGGACTGATCTGGCTCGCGGTGGTGGTCGCGGCGGGCCTGCGCCGCCCGCAGTTCGCTGTCGTGGCCGGGCTCGTCTACGCCCTCGTACCGCACCTCGTCTCCGACTACGTCACCGAGTCCGTCCACCTCCCCGTGATCCTCTTCGGCCTGGCGGGGCTGGCGCTGGCGAACGACCCGGACGGGTACTGCGCGGCGGTGTCGGTGCGGGTGCATCGGAGGCGGTTGGCGCGTGGGGGCCCGGCTGGGGCCGGGGCAGGGTCAGAGGCGGGCGCGATGGCCGTGGCCGGGGCGAAGTCCCGGCCGACGAGTGGCGTGACGGGCGCCGAGCCCGAAGTGGGGACCGGCGTGACGGGCGGCCCGGTCGAGACGGGGAGCGGCAACCGGGCCGAGGTGTCCGGGGCGCCGGGCGGGAGCCCTGCCGACGCGTCCCGGGCGCCGGGCCGGGGTTCGGCCGACACGTCCGGCGCCTCTCGGGCTGCGAGCGGCGGTCCGGCCGACACGCCGGGTGCGCCGAGTGGGCGTCCGGTCGGTGTCGCCCAAACCGGTGCCCCGGCGACGGCATCCTCCTCCCCCGCCGAACCGCCC from Streptomyces sp. NBC_00258 includes:
- a CDS encoding ABC transporter substrate-binding protein produces the protein MSRPIRTIAATAAVTALLLASACNSASTTGSSEAENSVRGVSDTSVKVGGIVSMTTASGYSKKDTDLGARARFDRANAEGGVNGRKIDYLGAEDDGQDPAKNLTAARKLVQQDKVFAIAPMSSTTFSGADFLQKQKVPTFGWGTLPSFCGPTYIYGFGGCMVPMPGGTISQTWPEGLKKVLGGSAGKSVAILANDSDAGTFAIRTYKQSFASAGFKVTFAKPSVPATSVPNDWSAYTKEILRSNGGKAPDAVVSVMQTPYNIGLFTAIKRAGYTGVLTDPTDYDPGLLAKSATRKALDGVHVLLSFQPFEQDSAAMTQFKKDITKAAGKAVPLNMHMMTGYMSADLFLAIAEKAGKDLTVASFQKAADGFADTGTMVGDRAEPKGQKESFGCGALVQLKDGKYVVSSPFECYPPIPFK
- a CDS encoding Lrp/AsnC family transcriptional regulator, translated to MESPTFDALDVELLHALEIDGRAPFSRIAAVLGVSDQTVARRYRRLLSEGGLRVVAVRNNRKLGREDWILRLRCAPDGAETIANALARRPDTAWIGLTSGGTEVVCMTRPRTAGDQDDLLLGKLPRTPHIVEIRAFQLLHTFFGGPVGWLVKHGPLTGEQVAALRPAPVPDAGPARITAEDEPLVGALERDGRATYPELQRATGRSESAVKRRLGQLLGSGALFVDIEYDTALVGFSVGAILWITAAPGAMDTVGSALAEHEEIAHAAATAGPSNLVATVVARDTAALYAYVSGKLGRLEGVQHVETSPFLRRVKQLTYQQRTR
- a CDS encoding MFS transporter, producing MRTWGPLTAVCLGTFMLLLDVTIVIVALPDIARALDASLSDLQWVVDGYALALAALLLAAGAAADVLGRRRVHVVGVALFAAASLWCGLASGPGMLVAARGVQGVGAAAMFATTLPLLGSVYQARQRSAALGVWGAVSGSAAAVGPLVGGLLAEGPGWRWIFFVNLPVSVASVWLTLRVVPESRGPHEMRVDWAGTATFACFAGATTYATVRAGSDGWTSTPTVVSYGLAALSLLCFVLVERRAAHPLLDLALLRRPAFVGVMLGALAFNAAAFGVIPYLSIWLQTLQGMSPVRGGLVLLPLTGASVVASVLVGRLLHGVPARITVGGGLLLIGAGMFCQAVLDAATTWTVLVPGLVLVGLGTGLVAPTLAGAALATVRPERAGMAGGAVNTSRQLGYALGVAVFGTVVTSRMRDTLPHEAAHTLAGGGAEALRGTFSSHTLHAAFASGLNTAAVVAGVTGTLAGALVLALVRAPRPHRASPLDSPIQEERVQAPHP
- a CDS encoding AMP-dependent synthetase/ligase codes for the protein MREFTNPPLASAPPVGGLADAVFEHAQEDPLYIALGRKDDEGQWRDVTSAEFRDEVLALAKGLLAHGIRFGDRVAIMSRTRYEWTLFDFALWSIGAQVVPIYPTSSAEQVFWMLHDAQVSAAMVEHEDHAMTIATVIDRLPTLHKLWQLDAGAVQELYEAGGHIDDEVVHRHRRAVTPESTATIIYTSGTTGRPKGCVLSHANFMFESDTVTERWEPLFHSKRGDQAATLLFLPLAHVFGRMVQVAAIRGRVKFGHQPQLNAAALLPDLAAFQPTFFLAVPYIFEKVFNAARRKAEREGRAGPFEKAVEVAVRYADAAEAKAWGIGPGPSAALRVQHQLFDKLVYSKIRAAMGGRVKHAMSGGSAMDRRLGLFFAGAGVQIYEGYGLTESTAAATANPPERTRYGTVGQPIPGTTVHIADDGEIWLSGSNVFQSYLNDPKATDATLHDGWLATGDLGALDEDGYLTITGRKKEILVTSGGKSVSPGILEERVRDHPLVAQCIVVGNDRPYIAALVTLDGEAVEHWLQMRDKPQLTASELVRDPDLETEVRRAVVAANTLVSQAESIRTFRILAHQFTEEHGLLTPSLKLKRKAIENAYGAEVEALYRA
- a CDS encoding ABC transporter permease subunit; the protein is MADLLGFVLSGLVSGALYALLATGLVLSYSASGLFNFAHGATAYLCALAFYELHSGFGWPAVPTAVLLVCVAAPALGWGLDRLMFRKLARVGETAQIVATIGLLVALPALGLWIVELLEDAGASVKPAENQFGLPGVGPSPAKSWQLTDGVGIDSDQLITWVATALVAVGLWVLMRHTPLGLKLRAAVDDRSLVELRGLSADRLSSIAWMLSSGLAGLAGVLATPLLGLSAHDFTLFLFVSATAAVLGRFVSIPLAFAGGLGLGVLQNLVAGYAGFAERITGFRTAVPFLILFAGLLLLTRRSRTAGTAAVDAPPVDYLAGRSRLRRWGPWAAAAVLLAVAFYTVTTPFWSGILAQGLALSLVFVSFTVVTGLGAMVSLAQATFVTGAALVAGLLMSHGWPFVAAAAVGTCAAAVLGALVALPALRLGGRSLALATLALAFLADQVLFQIGWLRNGDTGWSIPRPVFGPVDLNDDRAFGVALLVLVTASVAALSALRGSPSGRAMLAVRSAPAAAMASGVSVVRTKLVLFTLSAGLAGFGGVMYASYNTRVTATDFTAMTGLIWLAVVVAAGLRRPQFAVVAGLVYALVPHLVSDYVTESVHLPVILFGLAGLALANDPDGYCAAVSVRVHRRRLARGGPAGAGAGSEAGAMAVAGAKSRPTSGVTGAEPEVGTGVTGGPVETGSGNRAEVSGAPGGSPADASRAPGRGSADTSGASRAASGGPADTPGAPSGRPVGVAQTGAPATASSSPAEPPALELRAVRAGYDGAPVLHGVDLAVRPGEIVALLGPNGAGKSTTCRVAAGLVGPLGGQVYVAGRDATREGAVRRSRAGVVLAPEGRGIFPALTIEENLALYLREKDQREAVYERFPGLAGRRGVPAGSLSGGEQQMLALAPLLQRPPKVLIADEPSLGLAPRVVEEVFRLLTELRDTGTALLLVEEKATEALGVADTVAYLAQGRVTWCGPRASVETARLTEAYLGLAATPEADTGPGTGPDAGSETEDEAETGRDPGPSPAPEAEPGPGSAPTSPTNPTIPSQTRGGVRP